Proteins encoded together in one Lathyrus oleraceus cultivar Zhongwan6 chromosome 5, CAAS_Psat_ZW6_1.0, whole genome shotgun sequence window:
- the LOC127087013 gene encoding LOB domain-containing protein 1 encodes MENDTIRNIPISSPSKFSHSSSSSLPPLATQTVMSPCAACKILRRRCAEKCVLAPYFPPTEPAKFTTAHRVFGASNIIKFLQELPESQRADAVSSMVYEASARIRDPVYGCAGAICHLQNQVNELQAQLAKSQVELMNMQLQQSNLLAMICMEMKETPQQSMDNFISSPTYSSDYQNNLNFFEDNTSPNLWEPLWT; translated from the exons ATGGAGAATGACACAATTAGAAACATTCCAATTTCCTCTCCCTCTAAATTTTCTCACTCTTCTAGTTCTTCACTTCCACCTCTTGCAACTCAAACTGTGATGAGTCCTTGTGCTGCTTGCAAGATTTTGAGAAGAAGATGTGCTGAGAAATGTGTGTTGGCACCTTATTTTCCTCCCACAGAACCTGCCAAATTTACCACTGCTCATCGTGTGTTTGGTGCCAGCAACATCATCAAGTTCTTGCAG gaACTTCCGGAATCTCAACGAGCTGATGCAGTGAGCAGCATGGTTTATGAGGCTAGTGCAAGAATAAGAGATCCTGTGTATGGATGTGCAGGCGCAATTTGTCACCTCCAAAATCAAGTGAATGAGCTTCAAGCACAATTAGCTAAGTCACAAGTTGAACTTATGAACATGCAATTGCAACAATCCAATCTATTGGCTATGATTTGCATGGAAATGAAAGAAACTCCACAACAATCAATGGACAATTTCATTTCAAGTCCTACTTATAGTAGTGATTATCAAAACAATCTCAACTTCTTTGAGGACAACACTAGCCCAAATTTGTGGGAGCCTCTTTGGACATGA